Part of the Rhizophagus irregularis chromosome 11, complete sequence genome, AAATAAGGAGATCAACACATGCTCAATTAACCGATCGTGTAATATAAGAACCAATAAGAACCAATTAAACGTCAACTCACAGATCAAGCAGGCGGACAACGGGATACATTGTACCACCGTGGCTAGaacatatatagtccttcgctacGCTCCGGACTAATAAAGAGGAAACTTTTTACTCTATTcgtattgtttatatttatatttatcgtTACATAAGGTTATCAGAAATGCCGTactatataatgaaaaaagcTTATTCGGCTCAAGCCAATCTTGGTGCGGCTTGGCACATTTAGACTACTTCGAGCTTGGCATTTTTCAAGGCTGGGCCAAGCCGAACTgactcgaaaaaaaaaatttttttacagatCGGCCGGATAATTTAATGGACTTATTTACCCCAACCCGGTCGATccatacaataaataaataaataaaaattataaaattataaaattatatatagctCGTGAACTGGCTCATTAGCTCGTGAGCTGACTTAATCGAGTTGAACTAAAGCTCGGCTCGAAATGAGCTGCGAGCTGCGGCTTGAGCTCGGACTTGACGAGCTGACTTGCAAGTAAGCTCGAGCCAGCTCGGCTCGTACGGGAGCTTTAGTACTATAGTATTAaccttttttgattataaaaattcacaaTGAAACTTATGCTTTTTCGATTGTAAAATTtggacaataaaaaatattccatttttgattgtagaatattttaaataaagctttataaaatactttcaatagaattttataaaagtacTAACTAAATATGGTTTTTCATTGAAACGCCAGTGGCTAAAAAgctaaaaagaatatataaaatggcAAAacgaatatattttattttttttaaaaaaaaaaagaaaataatatggGCAAATTAAAAAGGAGAAGAACTAAAAAGATAGAAGAAGTAtgtataagaaaatttttcttactaaatttaatatttcttttttttttttatcagttattaagaaaaaaaaaattcttgtagATTGATAATGAGATTAAAAATGCTGtgaatgaatataaaaacgaACCCAACCGTTATGTGatgattagtaaaaaaataggtAAAGGATTTACCTCAAAACAAATTCGTCAACGGTAATTATTCAttcattataatgaatttattttaatgtttttttaaaaccttattttcgtaaaataatttattctaaaataatttattctaatttttgttttataatttagttGGTTGAGTCATCTCGATCCAAGTAGtaagtaaattttacataattaaagttttcttaatttattttaattgattgtaacttgattaaaaattttcttttttagtttgtCACGAGGAACTCAACGaggatgaaaaaaattacattatcgAATGggttaaagattataaaaataacaattcatCTGATAAAATTTGCTggacaaaattaatttcagaGATGAACAGTAAATTCGGTAAATTGCGATCGGAAAAtaaggtaaaaaatttttattacttaaaagaAAGGCAAAAAAAGACAACTACTTTCGAATGATCTTCCCGAAGAAGCGTATATTATacacataattataatagttgTGTACTTTTTTCGATGAAGGGTATAGAATAAAGTTCGTCTGTctaaattataagaaatttcattttatgtGATACGTTTTTGAAGCAATGTAATAAAGTAATTGATTTGTTATATTAAGAATATAGTTTTACTAGGTCTAAGCGTTGATAATCCATAAATCTTTTGTTGTCACtttcattttttgattgaagTTGTTCGCTATGGAACCGCCGTTCTGGAAACAGTTATTGATTCTGGAGCAGatcacataataatataaaaaaaaaaaagaaaaataaatatacttgtttttgcccttactttaaaattgatataaagaCCCAACGTAAATAATGGCGgttgttatttataatttcatggatgaaatttaattaagcatgattttttattttatattctgaaagaaaagtgaaaatttcatatattttgttatttacttGATATAGCCACCTTCTGCATCAGGATTGTTTACTTGTGGTCAGCTAGAAAAATATTGGTCTAAAAGGTCGGTCGCGTAATCAAATGCAAGCAGATCTAGCCAACCAAATTAAAACTCAACCAACCGAAAAATGGAAATGAACAGGCATAATATCAACCTTGGTACTTGGGTATGATTAATTCGAGTTTATACCAATGACTAATACTATCACGTCAGATACCAGGTCTAAAGCGGACAGATTTTGCCGGAATTAcggcattaagaaattaattgcGTGACAAATAGGTTTTACTAAATACTAACCGAAAAAATTCAAGTCCTCTGAATACTTAGTAAAATATTCGTCACACGCCCATTTTATTAAGACCACGTGATTCTGCCACGCTTCccataaaaagaaatgtttatACTTTTCGATTAATCACGTGCGACTGCATAACGACCTCATCTGATAGGTTAAGAAATGTTACACGATTTGTTAGTTCTAGGACTATCATTTATTTCACCATaagaaatttagtttaaatacaGCATGACATTTGACTAacgttttaaaataaataaaattttagctgagctttattattgtatacatttataaagaaaaacacATCCAAGCAACAACTTGTAAAGGTTTTATAATAAGTATTTATGAATAACAGAAATCACTAAAAACGTTAtgaatcaaaaatattgtagaAAGAAAACGAATAAGGCAGTTCTTAGCAAAGTACTGATTGAGTACACCGTTATAATCCGTATCTTGCATACTGTCAGAAATGGTCCCAATCGAAGTTGTATTTGAATACATTTGGAAGGTAGATTGAGTACTTGTAGACTTGTAGCAGTATCGAAAGATTGTTGTTGAACAGGTTGTTGAACTCGTTGCTAAATCAAAGACTGTACATTATAATGGTATGGAAACTGATAATCAAGAATATGAGATAAATCAATGCCATTATTTAAGAGTCAAATATTTTCTGATGGATGTATGTAACACGATAGACACGAGTATCATTTGGTAAATgagtataaaattcaaatgtgGTGTTTTGAAAAATAGATTTTGCGGTATAGTTGTActaatagtattaatattaatattcaaagTGTTTAAATTCATATTAGATATTCCTGcattgttaattaaattatgttGAACATTATCATTGCCATTATCAAGAATTTGTAAAGGTGCGAAATCATTCTCGGCCTGATTTATTGGTGAACCAGAATATGCTTGTGTAGTATTATTGTTTGAATTCATGTTTACCAAAATGATACAGAATAGATTTTTAATAGAAtgtttttatctaaatttttttctatcatttttatgattttatctAAGTTCTTTTCTTctgtcatttttattttatgcttttatctaaatttttatataaataaataaatatttgtattcataaaaaataaagtatcttTTTACGTATATCGATCATATATTAATTTGAGTTCCCAGAAACCCTTACGAGAAGCGtggctataaaaaaaaagaaaaaaaatatatatatatcaaatagacagtataattcattaaatactattgaaaaaaattttagttatatataaaaaaaaattcaaatgttTAATCattgaaatttcaatttcttaacagttaaattttttcactattaataattctgtTGTAACACGTCAcgttagaaaaaatttaactatacTACTAATGGGCTATCTCTAACCTAATATAACTGTAATGACCCGTGACCGTGACCGCATGACCCGACCTGACGGGTCGGGTCATATATTTCCTTGTGACtctgtatttaaaaaattataatatcggCTTAACATTGTAGCTGGCTATTAGTAAAAATACatagtaaaataaagataCAAGAACATAACAACTAGAAccaataatcaaattaaactgtgtatttaaaactttattaatttcttcattaaatattaatattaacttaacTAGTAATTTGTGATCAATTGCTAACCTTATCATGTAGGCTTTTaggttttaattaaaattttgaattttatattaattgaattgCTAAAACTCACGAATTTTCTCCAAATCCGATCCGAGTTGACCCGGTAGGAgcactaaataaattattattttattcattagtataaaaatcttttaaatttcttccattattttctaagaattttattaataattcatttcttagaataattcaataattttttataattttagttaaaaagtaatatattgtaatttttttcgaaatcttcaaaataattattattaaaaatgctaacataatttcttttaatttgtgAGTTTAATATTTCCTCCATAAATAAGTAAGTTGTCTAagatattagaaatttttctaataaaattaagcctttcaaatatttattactaacatgtaatatttccaatttctttaatttctttaaatttttctgtgCAGAAATTAAATCCATTAATccatttgaaatatttttctagtatttttttaacttcaatTTGATGTTTCAAAAACTCGACTCAATCGTCTTTTGAATAGTACAAGTCGATCCCTGTGAAGCAACATTAGCAGTTTAACactaagaatatttatttactaggAAACGGAAACCGTAGCAAAAAAAGACGAACCTAAAATTTGCGATTTCATTGGATGACGTCACGTGAGGGACAGAGAATTCACGTGattgataatttttcataagtgCGTAgacatacagtatattgtCCTTCGCTTCGTCTCCGGACAATTAATCGAgtgtttgtaaatttttaactacgaatataattattttattttaaaagaacgaTTTCACGACGGTTCTTGTCaagtaaaaattgttaatatatagaacatatataatataaaatttaattaatttataaacctAAAATACACATATTTAAGTGAGGGAAATACTACCGGgtagaatatttatttgaataatttctaatattcGTATACCCAACATCGATTtgatttcataaattataattgaagtAACCAAATGATCATtagatttacaaaatttactcATATACTTATCAtgtattttatgaattttgaataataagtGATCGAATATTTACAGTAATTACACTAATGGAACATGTAgtttagaataataaaaattagacattaaaatgcaaataaaataaatattttataatgtagTTTAATACTTTACTCACTAGCATTTTGCGAGTCCATTCTCTGCAAGTAGCTTCATAACGAGTGCGATCAGTTTTATATACATGAGCAATTTCAGGTACAAGTGGATcatctattaatattattggtttATATTGATAAGAATCAGCGAAATCGGTCAAGAAAATGACGAATATGAgaatagtataataatataccaaTAGTTGGATCGGTCAATCTTGAACAAAGTGACAATAGTActtgaataataaaagattgattaaattcttttacatAAAAAGGATTACAGCAATCTTGTAGAAGATTTACCTTTTGAAATAGTAAGCGCTGGTGACCATTGATCTCTTAGAATATCCAGGGATATACTTCCATTACTGTTGATATTCGGATGATATATTCTTGTTGTAAAGTTAACCTAATATAAAGATCATATAAgtacataattaaatatacaaaactatataaataaaatgtaccTTTGGTGGTTTAAACGGATAATCTGTAGGAAACTGAATAGCAAGGAAAAACACGCCGCCTGAGTATGGCGAATCAGACTAATCAAAGTTACATAAACAGAGTTGAgtaaatcatttatatatttgtataaaatttgataaataaactAACTTACAGGACCCATGATTGTCGCTTGCCAATGAAAAAGATCATCTCCGATAGGACCAGCACTACAAGACGACGGTGGGTCACGTCCTAAGTCGTGCAATTCCTAATAGGAGATatgtaaagaataaaaaaggaCAGTTAATTAGTTACTAGTTtgctaaaaaagaaagttaacgaaaaaataaatgatacaataaacaaactttattaattctttttagtGCCATTTCGTTcgtcagaaaaaaaaaagaataaaataaaaaataaaaaataaggttATCTTTAAATGCCTATTTACGCCAAAGTACTTCTATTCTTGTTGTCACGAGTATCTGCTTTTAAATGTGATGATCATATGAATTTTAACCttttataattagtaatttttttacgaGTATTAGTATAGTATGATTTTGTAAGTTATGtatgtatgattttttatgGTACATATAGTATATACTTATCAcggtataaaataatatgtatgtatgatagtatgatttaaattttttgattacgATTACGTACAAATAACACATAATAATACGAAGTTTGATCAACAGTtacaattatgtaattattctttccctaattataaatttaaaataattacatcaattaaaatattaaataattaataaatggaaGCAATCAAAGTAGTACGTACGATTTAAAATCATACGTACtaacaaaaaacaaatcatACTATACTAAGATCAGATACACCGTTTTGTACATACAACTAAATTATATATCGCTTGTCTTTGATGCTGCGCCGCATTTTCGAG contains:
- a CDS encoding Ubiquitin-conjugating enzyme E2 1; translation: MALKRINKELHDLGRDPPSSCSAGPIGDDLFHWQATIMGPSDSPYSGGVFFLAIQFPTDYPFKPPKVNFTTRIYHPNINSNGSISLDILRDQWSPALTISKVLLSLCSRLTDPTIDDPLVPEIAHVYKTDRTRYEATCREWTRKMLVSKVLNYIIKYLFYLHFNV